TGGTCGCCCATCGAGTACCCCCAGATCAGCGCCGACAAGTTCATAAAGCCGCTGTCGGAGGGCATCGCCGCCGTGCAGCGTCATGGTTGCCGCTACATCATCCAGATCGGTGACGGCGGGTCCCACGTGCAGACCAGCCTGTTCAGCCAGAAGGAGGACGGCTACGGGCCTTCACCGGGGTTCGACCTGTTCTTCGGCTACCGCACGTGGCGCACCCAGATGTCGGTGGCCGACATCGAGCAGTCGGTGGCCGAGTTCGGCCAGGCGGCCCGCCGGGTGCGCGAGACGGGAGCCGACGGTCTGGAGCTGACGATCTCCAAGGGCTATCTCATCCACCAGTTCCTGAACCCGGCCATCAACCGCCGCCGGGACCGCTACGGGGGGTCGGTCGAGAAGCGGTTCCAGTTCCTTCGCGAAGTGATGGGCGAGGTCCGCCGCCAGGTCGGCCCCGACTACCTGGTGGGCGTGCGCATCTCGGCCAAGGACACCAACTGGCTGCCGCTGAACCTGCGCTGGCCGGTCGGCTGGAAGGTGCGGCAGTTCGTCCATGGCAACCCCATCGGCACCTACCTCACCTACGCCCGCTGGCTCAAGGACCTCGGCACCGACTACATCCACGTGAGCAACGGCTACGGGTTCATCAACCCGGGCGAGACCCCGGGCGACTTCCCTCTCGAGGAGCTCAAGATGTTCGCCAACTCCACCCGCCACCTATCGGGCAAGGCGGCCGTGCGGGCCACCGTGCTCAACGCCCTGCCCGACGCCCTGACGATGAAGATCATGGGCACCGGGTGGGGCAACCCGGTGGCCGCCAACCTGCCCGACGCCCGCCGGTTCCGGGAAGAGGTCGGCCTGCCCGTCATCGCCAACGGCGGCTTCCAGGACCGGTCGGTGATCGAGGGGGCGCTCACGTCGGGAGGCTGCGACATGGTCTCGATGGCCCGGCCCCTGCTGGCCAACCCCGACCTGCTGGCCCTGTTCCAGGACGGGCGGGAGTCGCCCGACCGCCCGTGCACGTTCTGCAACCGGTGCGCCATCCGAACGACCCTGTTCCCGTTGGGGTGCTACGACCCGACCCGGTTCACGTCCTACGACGAGATGGAGGCCCAGATCCTGGACTGGTCGGCCCGGCCCGACGCCCTCGACGGCTGATGGCCGCCTACGACGCGGTCGTGGTCGGTTCGGGGTTCGGCGGGGCGGTGGTGGCCGCCCGGCTGGCCGAGGCCGGGCGCGGGGTGTGCGTGCTCGAACAGGGCCGCCGGTGGT
The sequence above is a segment of the Actinomycetota bacterium genome. Coding sequences within it:
- a CDS encoding NADH:flavin oxidoreductase, with the translated sequence MIFEPFTIKGVEFKNRVVRSSIGGRTAYYDGTVSNAWKNFEHRFAENGVAAIVSATLNVNQRRWSPIEYPQISADKFIKPLSEGIAAVQRHGCRYIIQIGDGGSHVQTSLFSQKEDGYGPSPGFDLFFGYRTWRTQMSVADIEQSVAEFGQAARRVRETGADGLELTISKGYLIHQFLNPAINRRRDRYGGSVEKRFQFLREVMGEVRRQVGPDYLVGVRISAKDTNWLPLNLRWPVGWKVRQFVHGNPIGTYLTYARWLKDLGTDYIHVSNGYGFINPGETPGDFPLEELKMFANSTRHLSGKAAVRATVLNALPDALTMKIMGTGWGNPVAANLPDARRFREEVGLPVIANGGFQDRSVIEGALTSGGCDMVSMARPLLANPDLLALFQDGRESPDRPCTFCNRCAIRTTLFPLGCYDPTRFTSYDEMEAQILDWSARPDALDG